The following are from one region of the Juglans regia cultivar Chandler chromosome 10, Walnut 2.0, whole genome shotgun sequence genome:
- the LOC109021582 gene encoding two-component response regulator 24-like, whose translation MASDTDYDSDGMRDNGNGGSSEGNGRRRRHPMMTWRNNLRALVVDNGRICRIMESGLLDAYGVEVEAVGTGEAAVELIASGETFDLIVIEMFLPFMSGPETARTIREMGITSKILGIAPMYWEKDAQEFLAAGIDEFLEKPFTPELFVPFLREIDNQK comes from the exons ATGGCATCTGATACTGATTATGATAGTGATGGCATGAGAGACAATGGGAATGGAGGCTCATCTGAAGGAAATGGCAGGAGAAGGAGGCATCCAATGATGACCTGGAGGAACAATCTGAGAGCGCTTGTGGTGGATAATGGAAGAATATGCCGGATAATGGAGAGCGGACTCCTGGACGCCTACGGCGTGGAAGTAGAAGCTGTGGGGACTGGGGAGGCTGCAGTGGAGCTCATTGCTTCTGGAGAAACCTTTGATCTCATTGTCATTGAGATGTTTCTGCCTTTCATGAGTGGACCTGAG ACTGCTAGGACGATTCGTGAGATGGGCATCACCAGCAAGATTTTAGGTATTGCCCCAATGTATTGGgaaaaagatgcacaagaaTTTCTTGCAGCTGGAATTGACGAGTTCCTTGAGAAGCCATTTACACCAGAATTGTTCGTCCCATTCCTAAGGGAGATTGACAACCAGAAATGA